tgtaagtgttATGGGTGAGATCCAGTGTTGTGCGAATGGATTTCCCCTCATGCAACAGAGCTTTTCCTTCCTATGAAGCACCTCGTGCCCAGAGAACACAAACTCTCCTCTTCTGCCTTGGCTGGGATAAGCAAGCAGGGCTTAGGAAGTGGtggctccttcctccctccccagttTAGGATTGCTCTATCCATGATGTTATTACTAAAGGTACCTTCCAGTTTTTTGATTTAGCTGTTGGCACCAATGCAAGATTGAAGTGACAGGAACCCCCACATGTGTGCAGGAGATACTGGATCAGTGCTTTTGTAAATCCGTTAAGCATTTTATATACTTGGGATTTAGAAacatacagtacaatcctatgcaagtctactcagaagcaaacccattgagttcaatggaatgtactcctaagtaagtatgtataagattgcagcataGGACTTCTTCCTTATTTGAACATTATGCAGTCAATTCAAGAAGTTTCTTGAATGGAAGGTAGCATTTGTATAGGATTTCCATTCATGCAACAATAATGTGATTTGATAAGTGCATCTAAAGTGTGTTGTATAATAGCGGTTTTCATAGTTCTCAGTACATTGAATTTAATAATTGTTTCTTGTTTTAAATTATGTTccatcaaaaatatttttttctgtttcaggtAACCTGAGTTGGTTGAGGGAATGTTTGGATAACAGAGTTGGTGTCAACGGCTTAGATAAAGCTGGAAGCACAGCCTTGTATTGGGGATGCCACGGTGGACACAAAGGTAAGGATGGCGACTCTGTCAATTTCAGGTTCATTCAGTttctcattctccccccccccatcttaaaTGCATTCTGTATCTGCATCCGTTCACAAACTGTTGTTTGTCTGCACAAAAAATTGTATGCACTTTTAtgagcatttctcctaatatacaaaTTTTTGTATGAGTTTTTGGCTAATatgttgcaagcaattttccctaTTAAGAATACATTTCTAAACATTACTTTcattaatatgcacatttttgtgtgcacctttccctaatatatgtattttaggACACAATTTTTAATCAGAGAATGGCAtaacaaaattcagagaattgtAAATATTGTAGGATAACTATGTTTCAGTTTCCGTATTGGTTTGGAAAGTGCGACTTACCTAGGTTAAAATGCGAACtaaatgaatttctctcccattcctaCACTAAAACCTAAGATTCTCTCCTAGAGTTTTGTTAATTCAATTTTCACAGGATTTTAACAAAATGATATGGGCATTTTGAGCTGATTGAGTAGAAACTGACTTTCCTGTTGTATTTTGAGTAGAAGAAAACAAGTTCCAATTTTTCACAAAGTTTTCTTTTCACTTTATGTAGACGTAGTGGAAGTGTTATTGACGCAGCCAAACGTAGAACTAAACCAACAGGTAGGGAATTGCATATTGAATGACTTTAAAGAATTGATTTGCAATAATATGATTGGTTGCAGTTGGTTTGAACTAAACTTTCATTGCCACACTTTAACCCTGATGGTTATTTCCCTTTTACCTTTCACAGAATAAACTGGGAGACACAGCTTTGCATGCTGCTGCATGGAAAGGTTACGCGGATATTGTAGAAACACTCCTGGCAAAAGGTAATTTTTACTTACCGACTCATCCATGTTCTTTCATAGACATAGGCCCAGTTTGGGTGTCCTACAGAAATGTATGAACTTTGTGCCCACTCACTCCATCATTATGCCCCACCTTTCCCTACTTGGTGTGCCGCATTTCAACACTTCCTAGATTTATGAACCAGAGTTtcctgttacatccaaactgggaaatATAGTTATCATGgttagaacaagccaggatcttaaaccatggTGTGAAGTTGGTTTAAGTTGTTCCTTCCCTGGTATACACAATTTCCTGGTTCTGATGTAAAGGGAAACTAGTTAATTGAAGACTTCCTGGCTTAATCATGTCTGATTTGTCTTAGAAGTTATTGCATTAATGTTGAGGGCTTTATTGTGGTGATGATAGACATAATGAAAATGTTAGTCATAATGATAGAAAAAGATTTAGATCCTGCACTGAGTACAGGGTTagactaagggtgcttccagatgaggctttttctGCATTCAGCCTGAAACACAGAATTTTATGAAGTGTCCAGATTATGATGTATTCAATTTGTAACCCTCTTCTTTCTTTcagcttttttcttaccagaaaaaaatccattaaggaaaaaaaaaaaggcaaaatagcTGCACAGggccttttgactggtagcactaggagctctcTAACAGGAGCACTTTAGATGTCTTCCAAGTTcacttccagctctatgattctaatatacgATCTGGACTTCCATTAAACCGTGAATGCCACTTTTGGTCATGGCTCTCTACAGACGCAGAATGGCATCGCTCTGTCCCTTGGCAACTCTGCCATCAAAGTCCCATGTACTTTGCATTGGGAGTAGGAAACCAGTTCAATTTTAGACGAAAACTGCTAATAAGGAGAGTGCAGGTGTGTGACTCTAGCTTTTTTGGTTGATGAATTTAGAATAGTGATGCCCTGTATTTTGTTTGCATAAAGGTGCCAGAACAGATTTGAGAAACAATGAAAAAAAGCTGGCTCTGGACATGGCTACTAATGCTGCCTGTGCTTCCCTGCTCAAAAAGAAACAAGggcaaggtaaggtgtttttccCCTGATTTTCCAAATAGTCTTCTAACATGCTGCATCAACAAATTAATTGTTATTATCCCCAGAACAATTACATAAAGTGGGATTATGTGATAAGGTTAGAATGGTCCCTCTGCTCAGGGCAGACATATGATAGTGAATTGTTACCAAGAACACttctaaatgaggcttttattgtgcaactgtCTTTTTCGTTCATGGTCCTCCAGACGACAACATCTTTTTGTAACCCTCCTGGGTTTCCGCAcctcttcttctatctttttttcttatcacagaaaGTCCATTAAGGAtggaaagatgaaatagctgtGGAGTGTCTTTTGAATGATAGCACAAGGAGCTGTCACTGGGAGAGGTCCCCAAGAAAAACTGCAATGCAGTAGAAAATTGCACCCTTTTCACAGAAGACAGAGTTCACTTTGTTTTCAGTCTGTTTCAGGAGTATTTTAAGAGCCAGGGGGAGATTAAATTGCTCTTTGTAAACATGACTGAATGCCACGCTGATGTGGggggaggctttttttaaaaaaaatactataagaATATCAAGATACATACAAAATGTGATGAACTTGGCTTAATAGGACTTTGAAGTACAGGAGAtgacaaatcttttaaaactttcaGAATGTCTTGCCCTTTTCTTATTTGACAATTTTACATGGCTTTTGTTCTTCTTTCCAGATATAATGCGAACATTAAGCAATGCAGAGGAATACCTTGATGACGAAGACTCTGATTGAGTTGCATGAATATTGTCTTGAAAAAGTTACAACCTCTCTTGCCTCCACCTTTCTTAAATCCTTTCTCTCTGTAACCACAAAATGTACTTTTCACACATACAGTGATGAAGTGTTACAATAATTTCAAATACCATGGTGAGAGATCCTTTCCACAGGGTGAAAAATCTTCTCCGCATTAAGGGCCAAAAATTCTCTAGTTGCATTCAAATAATTTGTCGAGAGTACATGTATGATAGATTCTTCCACCAATTCCCTATTAGACTGAAAACAGGCCTTGccctttaaaacaagaaaaatattttagatatggagatATCAGCCTGTTGGCACAGCAAAtagccatttaaaaatatatctgacATGATTAGCATTATTTTACAGAGGGAAACATCTCAGGTAGAAGATTGGTTGTTTTTTCCACCGCACATCTTcaccttagtgtgtgtgtgtgtgtcattgggAACCCAAATTTCAGGAGTaggaaaatattttatattggGAAAATATCCTTAAGGGATTTGGAGTTAAAACAACTATTGTGTTTCCCACAAAAACTGGCTTATGGACATGACTGTTATATGCATATGTCTTGTTTTTGCGAGGGATTATCCATGGCAGTAGAGGTTAGATCTAACTCCGAGCAGGGACAGTGAGTGAGTTGTATTAGCTGAGAGAAAGGAGCACAACTTGGTTCATCAGCTGACACAGGAAACCACAAATTCCTCCACCCAACAGTTCCTTAGATGATAAAGGGAAGTTTAGACGACTCTTCTACTCTGGAATGTCCGCTGGGAGAAATCAGGCTCAGAAATGACCATAAgcgtgggagaaattttcaaaaCTATTCATGTCTTCCACTGGTGAATTGCACAGTCCCTgctttgtatgtttgtgtgtagagagagggaaaatatgtatatatgatttttaaattttcattttagGAGAGGGGAGATAAGATTAAAAGGTGAGATCATTGAATTTCTTGCTTTATGGCTCAAATCCAAATCCTTAGACTAAGGTAGGGAACCTAGTGCTCCCCAGATGctttgtactacagctcccagaatctttataattggccatgctggctggggctgattggagttgtagtccaaaacttctggagggcaccacgttccccacctctgccttagacAGTCAGTATTTTCTTTGAAGGCAGGTATTAAGAACTTTGGCCTCTATCCAACGGAGCATGCACATAACCAATTAGATAATCAGTCATTTAACTAGCTGTTGAATGGGGAGTAGAATGACAGGCACACtgggctgcgtttggacaacacgatagtcaacggtggggtaatactCATCTCTGCACTTGTTGATctagggggtattccccacatgatataataatcaaccatggtatcaGTGTTGGCTATTAGTCCaggctgagttgactcactcatcaccccctctctttccctcccctcagtcctcctgctagtatcccattgctgctgaaaatctatcttgccagctggactagagcggcagccatcactttgaccactcttgctttgCACTGACGAAATAACCGACagtgcctgccacacaacatgataaccaatagtAATTCAAACAGCCAACTGtgcacagagttggttattttggccaaataaccaactgttggttaaaaaactcctgccacaTAACATGATAACCTGTGGTGGGTTATACAACCaatcgttgactatttaaaccaccataagctaacgtgttgtctgaacccagtctgtatCTAGCCTTTTGTTTTTCCTGAATATCTAATTGATTCTAATGCTGCCCACAGCCTTGGCAGCTGCCTCAAGAGGGAATGCACTAAATCATAGCTCACATTCACAAGATTTATGTATAGAAACTATTTTCTGTATAGGCTTGCAACTTAGCCCAATCAGGAAATTTAGATGGAGCAGGAAATCACTTTCTTTGACTCAAAAGTGCTTGCATTGTAGTAACTTTTACAATGTATTTGCATTCATATTTGTAGCATGAAGGTGTGGACTGTTTCTCACTTTCTGCTCTCTTTGCTTTCCCCTTAGCTTTCTCCTGTCCTTCAAAGGTTCTGGTTCTCTTTCTctactctgcccccaccccaaaatatttcaCCTCAGAGTTGATGTGTTCCAGAAATCATTTATCGAGTGGAAAACCACAAACCAAAAGTATCTTCAGAAAAGGATGCAgtatgaataaatattttaaaatgctttgaaaCTTAATTGCACTTCctccttaagaatgtaagaatttGCCTGTGTTGGAATCAGTTAGGGCCTTCAAGACTGGCTCTACCGTTAGTAAGAGTgatgcagctgcctcaggcagccgaTTTTGGAGCgtcatgaaagagcagcaaagtgttcattatttattattgttgtatttttgctgccagggaagggagaggcatttgtgagattttctgcctcaggtgccaaaacaaCTTGACTGGTTTTGGGTACTGTGCAACTTGACTGTTGGGGGCGGGGGCACCATttgttgctctgcctcaggcagaaaaatatcttCTGCTGGGGTGGCAGAAGCAGTGGGGAGGCTTCTGCAGTCATGCTTAGTAGATTACAACTGCAATTTTTACAGTTAGACCTAGTAAAAATGTCCTCAAATGGGAGTGAAGAACCTGCAGtcataaatccatttttttaatgtgcttgCATTATGGGTTTGATGCAAGCTTTACTGCAAGGCTAATTATTGTTTCAAATTAATTTATGCCTACCAGAAAATTCATATTGCATTGGAATGAGCTCTTTCCCCCTTTGCACACATAATTAAGTTCTTAAAATTTTCATCTTATTTTACAAGGCTCTTGTAGCTCCAGACGTGTTTACAACGCCAATAGCTCTGTAGATTAGTAATTTACACTAGATTTTATGAGTATTCGCTTTACGTTCTTGTCCTATCTGTGTATTGACGATAAAGCTTGCATCATACTATGAGCTGTAAACAGTGCATACATACAAGGAATTCCATTTCATTGTAATCATTTTTAGTTTTATATTAACTAGAAGATCTTCCCTAAAGGATATTTATTACTTGTTTATTTGCACAATGTATATTATTTTACCGTGAAAATTGTTACTTTTAATAAGTGATTCTAAGCAAACCAAAGaatgtggggttttgttttgtttttaggtcaGAGTTTTATCTTGACACTTCCCAAAACCCCTTACTTAGTAATATGGATATTGTCTTAGTTACAGATGTTAGTGTAAACTTCCAATTATAGGGTGTCATCCTAATATAAAGCATTTACCTAAACTGCTTTAAGTATAATTAAAACTATGCAATGTCATTTCAGTTTATTAATATTTgatattcattaatttattatctTTCCAAggctcagagtggtgtacaaaatcTCACCACAGATTAAGAACAATACGTTGAAAAActgctccaaaacaaaacaactgcccagtgaaaacaaaacaagccaTAAGAGACTTTTTATATCCTGTCTGCAGGATGGAGAAGGGGAAATATTTCACAGGGAAGCAAAACGTGGGTCCTGCTTCTTACCTCATGTGCTGATGGAACtcaaagcagggatggagaatttGATCAATTTGCGTGAGGGACAGTGCCAGGAATGGCAGACTCAGATATGTGGGATATAgtctggcattatttatttatttatttgtttgtttattaaaaatgGAAACTTCCCTTCAATTAGAACAtactcagggtggtttacaatcatataaaaatacaacatcaaTAAAAAaccaatgagttggatccagacttgatgATGCTTCAGGTTAAATCCATTGCAATCAGTGGAACTTGATTtcatgcctaacttaagtcccatagaattcaatgggTATGCTTTTAAGTATGACTATGCCTGGTTCCAGCCCAATAGATGATAACTACACATAGGGCTAAAAACTATGGTAAAATTGAAAAGCCTGCTGGAAATTTAAGAGCCTGGGAATTAAAAAAGCTATTTCACCTAAAAGACCAACACCAGCAAGCCTCCCAGGGAAGGAAATCTCACAAGTATGACACCACAGCTGAGAAGGGGCCCTTCCTGGTCACAACCACTTCAGCTCAAATGACAGATGTACCCAGAGAAGAACCCACAAAGATTTTCGTGTCTAGAAGGTAGGTGTGTGGGGTGGAAATACATAAGCAATTGGGAACATAAGTTCCGAATTGCCTAGCCAACCGTATTTTAAACCAACTGCAGTTTCCAGacattcttcaaaggcagccccatgtataacacatttcagggatctaacctggaggttaccaggccATGGATGTCTGTTCAGGTGGTTCACCATAACAATGCGTGAAAGATGCTCTGTGCCATTTAAATCACTTGGTTCTCCACCATcaaaagttagtcatgacagGTTGCAAGCTTATGCATGCTTAATTGGAGTGTGCCATACCGatctcagtggaacttatttccaagCAAAGCTACATAGGAAAACTGCACATTTCACTGAAAGAAACTCATGAAACAAGTTAGTTGTGCCCAATTGAGGGACAAACAAAACATGATGTGACAGTTCTGGGAACTTCCAACACATTTTTGCTTTACAAAAAATGCACCTATGGGGCTTCTGAACTGAAACCATGTTGTGGgaaggtgtggtttttttttaacccttttgCCATATGCAATTTTCCTATTGAAAATCCCTCCCCAAACTACTGATTAGAAAAAACAATGTGGTACACTGCAATATCTCATATATCATTTTAATCAGGGCAAAGTGTgtattggtgtgtgtggggaggtgttAGTAGGAAAATAGTGTAGGTGAAAAGTTTAACTTGTACCATAGTCCTAAtccactggggtgggggcatgactttttgagagagagagaagacagaagAAGACCCCACGCCCTTTTACATATGGAAGCCCTCCAGCTCCCAGAAAgtgctacacagagggttgggagaccctgctgaatgtgcTAAGTAGGGGAGATGATatccccaaaattgggtggaggcaccCGGATCCCACCCATTTAGTTTGATCCCTGAGTTTTATTCCTTTCAAAGAGATATGTAGTACAATtaaatgcatgtttattcaagcgcaagtcccactgtgttcaatggggcttattcccaagaaactgcacaggattgcatcatTAATCATCTATCATGTCTAGCTAGTATTGGGACCTCTAAGTTCAACATTTGATCTAGACCTGATGTGTCTAGAATGATAGCACAACATACATTTAGGATCTTTTACTGCACTTTACTTGAGAATTAATAATAGGAAAGGACCAATGCTGCCATTCTAAATACCAAATTGGGATGGTATATCAAAATGTGCTCCACAAAATGcataacaggaagccagatcaggCTAGCATAACTACAGATTTTCTGCACTCTGCTTGTTCTGTTCCCACTATATGATCAAAAGTAAATTATCTAATAAAAAACACCAAAGAAGCTACACAACTCATTTTGTGCTCGTCAAGTAAGCAAAAACGTGTGTGCCGATGTTTGGCTGCAAAGAACCTCAACGTAAAGTAAACCTTGCATGAGTAAGTCCACAAATTCTCAAAAAAGCAAAACTCAACAGCTATGGTGCCTCTATGTTTATGCTATAGTCAAGGTAGACATTTAACGCCAGCAAAGCATCACTCATTTCACTGGAATCCTGACATTTAACTTCAACACTAAAATTATATGGTAGATGACTGACACTGTAGCAACATATGGTCTGCTAAGGGAAAATGTCTTGCATCTCTACACTTTCTCAGCAAAGATTTAATTGTAGGATATAATGGAAATGTTTGACTGACTGGCATATAAATACACTGTAAACTCCAGTCGTCAACAAAATTGTTCATTTTTCTGAGACATCagtcatttttctttccttgagGGCTCAACTAGGcgtgttaaaacaaaaacaaaaattaagaccagCTGGGGCAGTGGAAATCACATCTCAACCACAGCCCTGGGGAAGAGGGGATTAATTCTTTCCCCAATTAAAATCTACCCCAGTTGCTATTTGTTTCACAGGGGAAACCATACCAGTTCTTGCATATGTTCCCCTATGGGACAAATGACAGCTTGTGGGGAGGGGTGTTAATAACGAAAATGGTGCAGTTGAAGGGGGTTAAACCCTTCTCCCCAGCACGTGATCCCAATCCAGTCTTCAAGTGGCAGctattaattgttttaaaattaacccACAGGACATCCTGAGCCCAGATCACCCACACCACCACTGCTAGTTTGATCCTCCTGAGTATGTCTGTGGAGAGTGGgctctccaacctgctgccctccagatgttaggaccacaacttccaggattccagGATGGTTAGAGCCAATGGGAGGTAGAGCCAATGAGATTCCAAAACCTCTAGAGGGcatcaacttggggaaggctTATACAGAGTCTGAGGGCTCAACTAGAAATgacatagcagcagcagcagcaatggataTCACATCTGAACCATGTCTCTGTGGGAGTGAATTAATTCTTCTGTGAGCTTTTCCCCCATATTGAGGATGGGGGTGGCTCAGGCTGAATGGTTTACCTCAGGCCACCTTATAAACTCAAGACAGGTGAGTTTTCAATGGAAGACTTTCTAATCCTTAGTACAATACTTGTGTTTTACACTTCACCAACACACATTTTGTTGTATATACTTCCTGCCTTAGACTGTGTTGTGTCCATGCATCAAATTCCATGAAATTCCTTTGGATGAAGACTGATATTAAAGCTAGTATTCCTTCAGGTGCCTGGCTGAAGGGAACCAGTATTCCTTCAGGTTCCTGGCTCCCAAGCCACATATTGGGCTTTAAAGGGAAGCACCAAtcctttgaattgtgctcagaaatagTACAACACATTCAAAATGACAATTCACTTTTAGTAACTTAGCAGCTGTCTTCCAAACCAAACAgtttctgaacaatcttcaaaggcagctccacacaCAATGCAGATCAAATAATGCTAGTATCAGAAGCTAGCCATGCTAGCTAACTTTTCCTTAAAATATAAAAGTGTGAAAATTACAAATTTCCAAAATCAGGGTGTGAAACATTGGGAGTGAGAACTGAGGTGGAATTGTGGCAGATTTTTAAACAACAGATTCATATTCTGTCTGTTGGTACCTTTGCTTGTTTGTTCTATTTATCAGTTACCcaataatgtaaaataaataagcaatttaaAATCAAATTCCAGTTGTTAGAATTACTTGGACCTTTATTTTACAGCTTTGCAGCCTTTATCTTGCAAAACACATTAATTTGAGTTATTGGCatgtacaggtgtgtgtgtgtgtgtgtgtgtgtgtgtgtgtgtgtgtgtgtgtgagagagagagagagagagagagagagagagagagagagagagagcataaataTGGGTGCCATTTAGTGTACTGCCTAACATCTTGTTCAGTTACACCCCTTTGATTCCATTAGGTttccgttgtttttatactgtttatgtttttgatggttttaaattttgtatactttttaatgttcactgtttttaatttttgtaaaccacccagagagcttcggctatggggtggtatatacatgtaatcaaatcaaatcaaaatggtttttaatgttggTAGTCAAAGTATTCTTATATCAGCCATTAGAGGTCACTAACAGCAGCAGCACATATAGATTCTGCCTTTTGTCAACCTGCAGTTGCTCACATATAACaacacttgttgttgttgttgttaacctcACTTTCAGCTATCCTGCATTTCTGTGGTGGGTTAAAATGCTACAGCAAATTTCAGCATTGAActgatgatttttttaatatataaagttgtagatttgtgtgtgtgtagaacttaTATATGCAACTTataaagttaattttaaaagccACTGAAAGTAATGTTAGTTGGCAGTCAAGCAATCCTTAGTTTCAAACACCAGAGGTCGCTGACAGCAACGTTTAAAGTCCAACTTCTGTCAATCTGACTTCCTTACCTGTGGAAGGAAGGTGTTTTATCTCAGTTTCAGCTATACAGTATTCCTATGATATGTTAAAATAACACAATATAATCCAAGCTTTTGAATTAGTgaagtttttaatattttaactatgATGTGCATAGCAAGCACTAGTAGATTATATTATTCATAGTGccagggaaaggagaggaaaactGTATTGATAACCTAATTGTCTACACAACAAAGTAACAATATTGGAAATGATCCATTAGGAACACTTCCTGTACAAGTCCCATTGTCTGGCCACTGTTGATCTGGTGGAAGCAACTGACGTAGCAAATCCATGGGGAACCTCCATTTCCAGGCCTTCAGCAACACTCCTTACAGGAGGTGAGGCAAAAAGTCATCACAATAGGAAATAGAATATTCCACCCAGTGTGGAACATCACTGCAAGTGGTGAGTGGAGTATTACTCATTGCCTCCTTCCCACAGAGCTGGAGCACACATTACAGGAGTCAGGGGAATGCCACTGAAAATGGCTCTTTTGTAGTGAATTACTCACCCCACTACTGTAATATGAAGGTGTACTGATTACACAGAGTCGATCCATTATATCACATCGTACTCTTGCTATGTGATCTCTGAGGCTGGGATGATTCAGTGTAGAAAGGCTGTTATGGGCTGTAATATGAGATCCATTTTTTAGTGTGAAATTACCCTGGTTTGCCCAGCAATGGTAGCCATGCACAGCTAACATTGcttaaaaagaaggggaaagggtCAGGACAAGGGCTCTTTAAATGGCTCGAGGATtctgagggagaaggaggaagcaggGCAGAAACACAGGATAAAAGCTTGAATGATGGAAGCTCAGGAGACATAACACTGGAGGAAAAAGGGTCAGGAGAGGTGGCTGAAAAGAGAAccagggaaggagaaaggaacAGAAGATGTAACAAGGGGCAGTAGAACAGGGAAAAGAGCAGTGGCCTCTTTAGTAGCCAAAGAGCTGAAGCAGAGGAGCGGCTGCTTTGAAAAACAGGAGAGACTTTCCTATGCCATCAACAGCAGTCAGGAAAAGCATAAAGACAAGGGTACAAGAAAAGACTTGCTCAATGCTATCGTGAACGCAGTACCACATCATTCTGATTCTATAACTAATATACTGTTGACATAACTATCATAGGGACAAGTTTCAAATCCAATTTCTGTTGCTAGGGGTGTCAGGCAAGGCTGTACGTTAGCCTCTTTACTTTTCACTCTATTCTTAATCA
This Elgaria multicarinata webbii isolate HBS135686 ecotype San Diego chromosome 6, rElgMul1.1.pri, whole genome shotgun sequence DNA region includes the following protein-coding sequences:
- the OSTF1 gene encoding osteoclast-stimulating factor 1, which encodes MSKPPPKPAKPGQVKVFRALYTFEPRTPDELYFEEGDIIYISDMSDTNWWKGTCKGRTGLIPSNYVAEQAESIDNPLHEAAKRGNLSWLRECLDNRVGVNGLDKAGSTALYWGCHGGHKDVVEVLLTQPNVELNQQNKLGDTALHAAAWKGYADIVETLLAKGARTDLRNNEKKLALDMATNAACASLLKKKQGQDIMRTLSNAEEYLDDEDSD